The following proteins are encoded in a genomic region of Aliiroseovarius sp. F47248L:
- a CDS encoding N-formylglutamate amidohydrolase yields the protein MTYHPYSILGEDRPSRWLITCDHAANTVPPCVGNGDLGLAPGDMARHIAYDVGAAGVSRHLSELLDAPAILSNFSRLVIDPNRGEDDPTLVMKLYDGTVIPANRNVDQAERDRRLNAFHRPYHRAVARLAARQNNSVILAMHSYTPQLQGREKRPWHIAILHDRDSRLATPLIARLREEPDICVGENEPYGGHLDGDSIDRHAVLTGRVNVLIEIRNDLIKTEDQQRSWAERLAPILTETLAKTGL from the coding sequence CGACCATGCGGCCAATACTGTGCCACCCTGCGTGGGCAATGGCGATCTGGGCCTCGCACCCGGCGATATGGCCCGCCACATCGCCTATGATGTCGGCGCTGCCGGCGTTTCGCGCCATTTGTCCGAACTTTTAGACGCCCCCGCCATTCTGTCAAATTTCTCTCGGCTCGTGATCGACCCCAACCGGGGCGAGGACGATCCGACGCTTGTGATGAAGCTCTATGATGGCACCGTCATCCCGGCAAACCGCAATGTCGATCAGGCCGAACGTGACCGCAGGCTGAACGCATTTCACCGCCCCTATCACCGGGCGGTCGCGCGCCTAGCCGCCCGGCAGAACAACAGCGTAATCCTTGCTATGCATTCCTATACGCCGCAACTGCAAGGTCGCGAAAAACGTCCGTGGCACATCGCGATCCTGCATGATCGCGACAGTCGTCTAGCCACCCCCCTGATTGCACGACTCAGAGAGGAGCCTGACATTTGCGTTGGCGAAAATGAACCCTATGGCGGGCATCTGGATGGTGACAGTATTGATCGCCACGCGGTGCTGACGGGGCGGGTCAATGTGCTGATCGAAATTCGAAACGATTTGATTAAAACAGAAGACCAGCAGCGAAGCTGGGCAGAGCGTTTGGCCCCGATCCTGACCGAGACATTGGCAAAGACCGGGCTTTGA
- a CDS encoding DUF1244 domain-containing protein — translation MDDQTRIEIEAAAFRRLQKHLMEDRQDVQNIDMMNLAGFCRNCLSRWYQEAANARGIDMTKDDGREAFYGMPYDAWKTKFQTETSPEKQAAFEVAFKENVLDEKS, via the coding sequence ATGGATGACCAGACCCGCATCGAAATTGAAGCCGCTGCCTTCCGTCGGTTGCAAAAACACCTGATGGAAGACCGGCAGGACGTTCAAAATATCGACATGATGAACTTGGCTGGTTTTTGCCGGAACTGTTTGTCCCGTTGGTATCAAGAGGCCGCAAATGCGCGCGGCATCGACATGACCAAAGACGACGGGCGCGAAGCATTCTATGGCATGCCGTATGACGCCTGGAAAACCAAGTTCCAAACAGAGACCAGCCCTGAAAAGCAGGCGGCGTTCGAGGTGGCGTTCAAGGAAAACGTGCTGGACGAGAAAAGCTGA
- a CDS encoding DUF5671 domain-containing protein: MRPSDQLAEFTRDALAAGKNRDDIRTALIQSGWAPNEVSEALDAWADIDFPTPVPRPRPYVSAREAFFYGIMFVALAMTAWHLVALFHNLIDHWITDPLDENTGRYALSSTRWSIAALIVFTPTFLLLNRRTVQATKADPGKRRSGVRKWFGYVTLFLASISLLGDLMAVIYALLSGDLTLRFILKALVVAGVAGAIFAYFRQEADEARDGA, encoded by the coding sequence ATGCGTCCGTCCGACCAACTTGCGGAGTTTACCCGTGACGCATTGGCGGCGGGCAAAAACCGGGATGACATTCGCACGGCGCTGATCCAGTCGGGCTGGGCCCCAAACGAGGTGTCCGAAGCGCTGGACGCCTGGGCCGACATCGACTTTCCGACACCCGTGCCACGCCCTCGCCCCTATGTCTCGGCGCGCGAGGCGTTCTTTTATGGCATCATGTTCGTCGCGCTGGCGATGACGGCATGGCATTTGGTTGCGCTGTTTCACAATCTGATTGACCATTGGATTACCGACCCTCTTGACGAAAATACAGGTCGTTACGCGCTCAGTTCGACTCGGTGGTCCATCGCAGCACTGATCGTGTTTACCCCGACCTTTCTGTTGCTGAACCGACGAACCGTTCAGGCGACCAAGGCGGACCCGGGAAAGCGTCGGTCAGGCGTGCGAAAGTGGTTCGGCTATGTCACCCTGTTTCTGGCCTCAATCTCGCTGCTCGGTGATCTGATGGCAGTGATCTATGCGCTGCTGAGCGGTGATCTTACGCTGCGTTTTATCCTGAAAGCACTGGTCGTGGCCGGGGTTGCAGGGGCAATCTTCGCCTATTTCCGGCAGGAAGCAGACGAGGCGCGGGATGGAGCGTGA
- a CDS encoding D-amino-acid transaminase has translation MTRTVYVNGEYLPETEAKISIFDRGFLFADAVYEVTSVLGGKLIAFDGHAERLKRSLSELDMQNPISTEDLLVVHRELVRLNDIDEGLIYLQISRGAASDRDFAFPDPDEVKPTVVLFTQAKPGLAETVKPMKVISIDDIRWGRRDIKTVQLLYPSMGKMMAKAAGADDAWMVEDGYVTEGTSNNVYIVKDGKIITRALSNDILHGITRAAVLRYAEEAQMEVEERNFTIEEAQNADEAFFTSASAFVMPVVQIDDKVLGDGAPGRVALRLREIYLDESLKTAI, from the coding sequence ATGACCCGCACCGTTTACGTGAACGGAGAGTATTTGCCTGAAACCGAGGCCAAAATCTCGATCTTTGACCGTGGCTTCCTGTTTGCCGATGCGGTGTACGAGGTGACCAGCGTTCTGGGCGGCAAGTTGATCGCTTTTGACGGTCATGCCGAGCGACTAAAGCGCTCGCTGAGCGAGCTTGATATGCAGAACCCGATCTCGACCGAGGACTTGCTAGTGGTGCATCGCGAGTTGGTACGGTTAAACGATATCGACGAAGGGTTGATCTATCTGCAAATTTCGCGCGGGGCAGCATCGGATCGTGACTTTGCGTTTCCTGACCCGGACGAAGTGAAGCCGACGGTGGTTTTGTTTACGCAGGCCAAACCCGGGCTGGCTGAAACCGTGAAGCCGATGAAAGTCATTTCGATCGACGACATCCGCTGGGGTCGTCGCGACATCAAGACAGTACAACTGCTTTATCCATCAATGGGAAAAATGATGGCAAAGGCTGCCGGGGCAGATGATGCCTGGATGGTCGAAGATGGCTATGTGACCGAGGGCACGTCAAACAACGTCTATATCGTGAAGGACGGAAAGATTATCACGCGCGCTTTGTCGAATGACATCCTGCACGGGATCACCCGCGCCGCTGTGTTGCGCTATGCCGAAGAGGCGCAAATGGAGGTTGAGGAGCGCAATTTCACCATCGAAGAAGCCCAGAATGCGGATGAAGCCTTCTTCACGTCGGCGTCGGCTTTCGTGATGCCGGTGGTGCAGATTGACGACAAGGTGCTGGGGGATGGTGCGCCGGGACGGGTGGCGCTGCGCCTGCGCGAAATCTATTTGGATGAAAGCCTGAAAACGGCGATATGA
- a CDS encoding DMT family transporter, with product MPSATQSAAIMLTAGIGIPILAALNAALGQRMGSPIAAGVILFLVALLTTLVVFLFSGGSLKGAIGSPPHLFLAGCLVAFYVLTITWVAPSFGVGNAVFFVLLGQLISAAAIDHFGLFGAQASPLSLWRGAGITVMGLGVFLTQIAGRS from the coding sequence ATGCCATCTGCGACACAATCCGCTGCCATCATGTTGACCGCAGGGATTGGCATTCCCATATTGGCCGCTCTGAACGCAGCACTGGGGCAGCGGATGGGGTCGCCTATCGCGGCGGGCGTAATCCTGTTTCTGGTGGCGCTTCTGACCACGTTGGTTGTGTTCCTCTTCTCTGGTGGTTCTCTGAAAGGTGCCATTGGGTCGCCACCGCATCTGTTCTTAGCGGGCTGTCTTGTCGCCTTCTACGTGCTGACTATCACATGGGTGGCCCCCAGTTTCGGCGTTGGCAACGCGGTGTTTTTCGTGCTGCTGGGTCAATTGATCTCAGCTGCGGCCATTGACCATTTTGGCTTATTTGGCGCACAAGCCAGCCCTCTTTCCTTGTGGCGCGGTGCTGGGATCACAGTCATGGGTCTGGGCGTATTCCTGACGCAGATTGCGGGGCGAAGCTAA
- the dgcA gene encoding N-acetyl-D-Glu racemase DgcA codes for MKISVTADVFKLAQVFTISRGSRTEAKVLTVRITDGDYHGWGECVPYARYGETLESVTDQIRDLPANVTRQALLDILPAGAARNAVDCALWDLEAKRAGKRVWELAGLTEPRPEITAYTLSLAEPAEMRAQAEKHAHRPLLKIKLGTADDMARLEAVRKGAPNARIIVDANEGWSAEAYADLAPHLVRLGVSLVEQPLPAGEDEALIGMNRPVPVCADESCHDRASLPKLKGKYDVVNIKLDKTGGLTEALALHDAALAEGYKVMVGCMVGSSLAMAPATLVAQGALVTDLDGPLLLAEDRDMPLLFDEKGVHPPEAALWG; via the coding sequence ATGTGTTCAAGCTGGCGCAGGTTTTCACCATCTCGCGCGGGTCACGGACCGAGGCGAAAGTGCTCACAGTTCGGATCACGGACGGCGATTATCACGGCTGGGGCGAATGTGTGCCCTATGCGCGCTACGGCGAAACTCTGGAAAGTGTCACGGATCAGATCAGGGATCTGCCCGCTAATGTGACGCGTCAGGCGCTGTTGGACATTCTGCCAGCAGGCGCCGCGCGCAACGCCGTGGATTGCGCCTTGTGGGATCTTGAGGCCAAGCGCGCGGGCAAACGTGTCTGGGAACTGGCAGGCCTGACCGAACCAAGGCCGGAGATCACCGCCTACACCCTGTCGCTGGCCGAACCCGCCGAGATGCGGGCGCAGGCCGAAAAACACGCCCACCGCCCACTGCTAAAAATCAAACTGGGCACCGCGGACGACATGGCGCGGCTTGAGGCCGTGCGCAAAGGTGCACCAAACGCGCGCATTATTGTGGACGCCAATGAAGGTTGGTCAGCGGAAGCTTATGCTGATCTTGCTCCGCATCTGGTGCGTCTGGGCGTCAGCCTTGTCGAGCAGCCCCTGCCTGCAGGCGAGGACGAAGCCCTGATTGGGATGAACCGACCGGTGCCGGTCTGTGCTGATGAAAGCTGCCATGACCGCGCCAGCCTGCCAAAGCTCAAAGGCAAATATGATGTGGTGAATATCAAGCTGGATAAAACCGGCGGCCTGACTGAAGCCTTGGCCTTGCACGACGCAGCGTTGGCCGAAGGTTATAAGGTCATGGTCGGTTGTATGGTTGGATCCTCGCTGGCGATGGCGCCTGCAACGCTGGTTGCACAGGGCGCGCTGGTCACAGATTTGGATGGGCCACTCTTGCTGGCGGAAGATCGGGACATGCCGCTCTTGTTTGATGAAAAGGGGGTTCATCCGCCCGAGGCAGCATTGTGGGGGTAA